The Clostridium sporogenes region AAAGAAGATATTCTAGATTTGAGCAGAAAAATTTATGGAAAAATCCTAGGAAACATATTAAATTTAATATTTCTATTATTTTTTTTTCTAATTGCTACAGATGTAGCCGCAGGAATAAACAATGTTCTAAGAACTTATATGGTAAGTTTTTTAAATCCCTGGAACATATTAACTATATTGTTTTTAGGGGCTGCTTATGCTGTTTATGGAGGGACCAAAGCAGTAGGAAGATTAAGTGAAGTATTGTTTTATATTACATTTATAGTATTTTTAATACCCATCTTTTCTCTAAAAAAATCTGATTTACTAAATCTACAACCAGTACTAGGCAGTGGAGTGAAAAATATTATAAATGCTACAAAAAAAACTATTATAGCTTACTCAGGAGCAGAAATGCTTCTTATATTATATCCATTTATAGATAAAAATGTAGAGATAAAAAAAGTAGGGATTAAAAGTATATCCTTCATTACAATTTTATATACTTTATATACTTTACTTACTATATTACATTTAGGAATTAATGGCACTAATAAATATTTATGGCCAGTTATAACCATATCTAGAAGTATAACAATTCCTGTAATAAATTCCTTTAGTTATATATTTTTATCTCTATGGACTATGACTCTATTTAAATGTATATCTGTGCACTATTATTTATTTGCTCATGGATTAAATAAAATTTTTGTAAGAATCAGTAGAAAAAGTTGGGCGATATTACTCTATCCTATAATGGTTATAGTATCAACTTTATATGGTACTCCACCTATGCGTAGAAATTTTTTGGATAAAATTTTTCCACCCTATGTAATTTTTAATATTATATTTATTTCTATTACTGCCCTATTAATAGCTCTAGGAAAAGGTGATAAAAATGAAAAATAAAATGAAAATAGCAATAAGACTTTCTTTTGTTTTGATTATAGTTGTTAATTTAATAGGAGAAAGAGGAACTGTAGTAGAAGAATTAAATCTTCCTAATAGTATAGGTTATGATATTGTGGAAGGAAAAAAGGACCAAGTTTTATATAGTGTCCCTTTAAGAATTTATTTTTCAGAAAGTAAATTACCTAATGAAAGTAAATTAATAACATCAGAAGCAATAAATTTAGGAGAAACTAGAAATAAAAGACAACTAGAGGCCAGTAAACGATTTATATTAGGACTAGAAAAATCCCTAGTTATTAGTGAAGATTACGCCATGTTTGGAATAAATACTATATTAGATATACTACTTAACAATCCTTTAGTAAATGATAACGCTAAAATGGTAATCTGCAATGGTAAAGCTAAAGATATATTACAATATCAAGTTGATAAATATGGAGGTACAGAAGAATATATCGGTTCATTAGTAGAACACTTACATAATTTTAATTTTTTCTCTAAAAAATATAGCTTAATAGATTTTATTCTAGAATCAAGTTCTGAAGGACATAACCCAGTTTTACCCTATATAGATATTGTGGATAATGAATTAACTATAACAGGATTAGCTGTTTTTAATAAAGATAAAATGGTTAGAAAATTAGATATGCAAGAAGTAAAAACATTAAACTTACTAAGAGAAAATAATACAAAAGGTATTTTAACTCTAGAAAAAAATTCTAAGGAATATATAAATTATTATCCTAAGGCTAAAAGAAAAGTGAAATGCTATAAAGAAGGAGATAAATACAAATTTATAATAGATATTAGTTTAAAGGGACCTATTGTATCTAATCAATTATATAAGGATTTAAATAGTGATCCAAAGATACTAAAAAAATTTGAAAAAGATATGGAAGAATTTGTAGAAAGACAATGTGAAACTTGTATAAATATATTTAAAAAAACCTGCCATGTGGATGTGTTCAATTTAGGATCTGTAGCTGCAGCTAAATATGGGAGAGAAACTGGAATAGATTGGAATAAAGTGGTATTAGATTCTCAAATTGAAGTTAATGTAAAAGTCAAAGTAGATAGTCAGGGTAGAGGTGATTATTAACTTAAAACTATTCTGTTTTATAGTAATTTAGGAGGATATTTTATGAAAAGTAGCGGAGACAATGAATTGACTGAAATGCAATTCACTCTAATTATCATAGGGGCTATGTTAGGAGTGGGTATTTTAAGTTTGCCAAACGATGTTATAAAAATTGCAAAACAAGATGGATGGATATCTGTTTTATTAGGGGCTATCTATCCTCTATATATAGTATTTATAGCTACTTATTTAAGCAAAAATTATCCAAAAGACAATATGCTTACCTTAAGCAAAAAATTTTTTGGTAAAATACTGGGAACTATTTTAAATTTAATATTTATTTTATATTTTGTACTTATAACTGCTAAAGTAGCCTCAGATATATCTAATGTATTGCATATTTATATGGTACAATTTTTAAACAATTGGACTATATTAATTGTTATGTATTGTATAATAGCTTTCGCTGTGTATGGAGGAACTAAAACTGTAGGAAGTTTAAATGAAATTATATTTTTTTCCACTATTATTATTTTTTTTATACCTTTAGTAGCTATAAATAATGCAAACACATTAAATATAAAACCAGTATTAGGTAGTGGTATGCTAAATATATTAAAGGCAGTAAAAGAAACTATTTTTTCTTACTCACAAATAGAAATGATTTTAATTCTATATCCTTTCCTGCAGAATAATAAAAAAATAAAACAATGTGGATTAATAAGTGTTGCTTTTATAACTATAGTATATTTCCTATTTACTATTATAGATATACTTTGTTTAGGCATAGAAACCAGCTTAAAATTCACATGGCCAATAGTTAATATTACTGAAAGTATAATGATACCAGTAATAAATTCTTTTAGATATATATTTATGTCTCTATGGAGCTTAACTATGTTTAAAACTATATGTAACGGTTATTTTGTTACTGTTTATGAATTAAATAAAATATCCCCCAAAATAGATAGAAAAATAGTTATACTATTAACTATTCCACTAATGATCATAATATCATTTTTCTATGGAAACACAACTAACTCAAGAAAATTTGTAAGTAAAATAATGCCTATATATATAATTTACAATATAATATTTTCCACTTTAATTACTCTATTTACTTGGAGAGAAAAAGGGAAACAAAATAAAAATTTACTTCAATCTAATTCATAAACACATAATTTTTTATAAAATTATAATGCTTAAATATTATAAAAATGAAGTTCCAATGTATTTCGTCTTTTCAGCTCTACTACTTGTAATATTTATTTTAACTTTGTATATAAGAGTTATGACCAAAATACCATAGCATTAAAAAATGTTAAAAATTTTTCAAAGGAAAAAACATAATTCTTTGGTAAATCTATATGAAAATATATAAGGTTAAAATATAAAAATAATTTTTTATACTTTAACCTTTTTATAATAAAATTAATTACTATATAGATATTATAAAATTTAAATTTGTATTTACAATATTAACTTCTCCTACAACTTTATTTTCTGTTTCAGAATCTTTATCATCATCTATAAAGTTTTTTATTAAATTATCTAAATTTAAACCATCTTCATTTTCTGAATTATTAGCAGTATTTGTGTTTGGAGCAATTAGTATATTCTTGTTTTTATTATAAGCATAGGCTGTTACAGTACATTTCAAATGTTTTTTATTATAATACTTTTCAATTCTATTTCTTTTATAATATTCTCTTAGTTCTTCCTCATACATTCTGTTACTTTCATAATGTTCCCTTGATTCATACTCATTCATTCTGTTATTTTCATAATATTCTTCTTCATTCATTTTATTTCCCCCCTTACATTGATTATGTTTTTTAAGAGGGTTATATTTACATTATTATTTTTTAATTTAATTTTTTCTTTTTCATAATTCTCTTTTGAATCCTTTTCTATACCATTTCTTTCTTCATTATCATCATATATTATTATATTATGAATAAAAATAATATTCATATTTAAATTTGAATATTCATTAAACTTATCGCATAATTTTAAGGACTCTTCCACATACTCATTATAATTTAAAACTGATTCAGAATTCTTTATAATTATAAAATTTATATTACCTTGATTTTGAAATTCACATTTACAATCCTGTTTCACCATCCTACTTCTCTCCTTACATTTTATTAATATCTTATAAAGAGCTATTATGTAATGTTTTACAATGTAAAACTAGGATTAAATTTCTTAAAATAGAAATTACTATAGGGTTATTTTCCCATAGTAATTTCTAAGCAAAATAGTCTATTTATAACCTGATAAAACTAAATAAATACTTTCTAATCAACCTTTAAATTTTAACTATAAAGTTTAAATTTGTGTTTACTATAGTGGCTTGACCTGTAGTTTTAGACTTTGTTTCCATATCTTTATCATTGTCTCGAAGATTTTCCATCAATTCATCAAAATGATTTTTAGTTTTATTAACATCTCTTCCTGCACCATCATCATCATTAACTGTATTAGGAGCCACTAATATATTATAGTTTTTATTATAAGCAAAAGCTGCTGCATTAGATTCTAATTTATCCTCTTTTGGTTCTTGACAATATCTTCTTGATTCTTCATTCATTTTTCTTAACCTCCTTTATATTTTTATGTTAAAAAAGGAGTATTATAATAGCTAAATATTAACTAAATTAAAAGAACATTCATATATTTTTTTAATTATAGTATATGAACATTCCTCTATGTTTTTATATGCATTTTAATTTTTTTACTTATAATGGTATTTTATTTTATCTTAATATATCTTATTCTTAATTTTAAAATATGACACTAATATTTAAACTTATATTTTATATTTTCTCGGAACTATAAAATTATCGTTATAAATACACTATTTAGGTAATAGATTTATAAAATTATTTATTTTATAATACCTCTTTTAAAATAATAATTACATCTGATACTAATTTAGGACAAAATGTAGTCAGTAATTCTTCTTCCTTAATCTTTTTCATATCTTCAGAATTTGTAAGATCATATCCTAGAAGATTTTTACATGTATCTGAATCATATTTTTTTAAAAATTTTTCTCTAAATTCTATTAACTTAGCAATATTTTGTTCTTTTATATGAGGGGTATTTGCCATACTATGACCATATTTTAATCCTATTGCCATAAGCGCTCCAGTCACTGCTCCACAGGTACTTCCACAAAACATTCCTCCACCAAAACATGCTGATACTTTTTTAGCTGTAATCTCATCTATATCCAAATCTTTAGCTACACTACTTAAAACTACTTGTGAACAATCAAACCCCTCTGAAAAAGCTTTTAAAACCTGTTGTTCATTCACTTATATAACCTCCCTATTTATAGTAAATTAGAAAATTTTGATAATTTTATTATATCATATACTATACTCATCATACCTAATAAAGGGTCGAATATTGTAAAATATTGATAATATATAGTAATACATAAGAATTAATGTATTACGTTTTTCTATTTGA contains the following coding sequences:
- a CDS encoding C-GCAxxG-C-C family protein codes for the protein MNEQQVLKAFSEGFDCSQVVLSSVAKDLDIDEITAKKVSACFGGGMFCGSTCGAVTGALMAIGLKYGHSMANTPHIKEQNIAKLIEFREKFLKKYDSDTCKNLLGYDLTNSEDMKKIKEEELLTTFCPKLVSDVIIILKEVL
- a CDS encoding GerAB/ArcD/ProY family transporter; its protein translation is MNNKEDVLTESQLILMIMGGIIGVSVLSLPLAPIEVAKQDAWIATFLGMIYPIYVVFMTIYIRKKHPKEDILDLSRKIYGKILGNILNLIFLLFFFLIATDVAAGINNVLRTYMVSFLNPWNILTILFLGAAYAVYGGTKAVGRLSEVLFYITFIVFLIPIFSLKKSDLLNLQPVLGSGVKNIINATKKTIIAYSGAEMLLILYPFIDKNVEIKKVGIKSISFITILYTLYTLLTILHLGINGTNKYLWPVITISRSITIPVINSFSYIFLSLWTMTLFKCISVHYYLFAHGLNKIFVRISRKSWAILLYPIMVIVSTLYGTPPMRRNFLDKIFPPYVIFNIIFISITALLIALGKGDKNEK
- a CDS encoding Ger(x)C family spore germination protein gives rise to the protein MKNKMKIAIRLSFVLIIVVNLIGERGTVVEELNLPNSIGYDIVEGKKDQVLYSVPLRIYFSESKLPNESKLITSEAINLGETRNKRQLEASKRFILGLEKSLVISEDYAMFGINTILDILLNNPLVNDNAKMVICNGKAKDILQYQVDKYGGTEEYIGSLVEHLHNFNFFSKKYSLIDFILESSSEGHNPVLPYIDIVDNELTITGLAVFNKDKMVRKLDMQEVKTLNLLRENNTKGILTLEKNSKEYINYYPKAKRKVKCYKEGDKYKFIIDISLKGPIVSNQLYKDLNSDPKILKKFEKDMEEFVERQCETCINIFKKTCHVDVFNLGSVAAAKYGRETGIDWNKVVLDSQIEVNVKVKVDSQGRGDY
- a CDS encoding GerAB/ArcD/ProY family transporter, giving the protein MKSSGDNELTEMQFTLIIIGAMLGVGILSLPNDVIKIAKQDGWISVLLGAIYPLYIVFIATYLSKNYPKDNMLTLSKKFFGKILGTILNLIFILYFVLITAKVASDISNVLHIYMVQFLNNWTILIVMYCIIAFAVYGGTKTVGSLNEIIFFSTIIIFFIPLVAINNANTLNIKPVLGSGMLNILKAVKETIFSYSQIEMILILYPFLQNNKKIKQCGLISVAFITIVYFLFTIIDILCLGIETSLKFTWPIVNITESIMIPVINSFRYIFMSLWSLTMFKTICNGYFVTVYELNKISPKIDRKIVILLTIPLMIIISFFYGNTTNSRKFVSKIMPIYIIYNIIFSTLITLFTWREKGKQNKNLLQSNS